Proteins from a genomic interval of Microcoleus sp. AS-A8:
- a CDS encoding ATP-binding protein produces the protein MNGQRTSPFPNSGEMGKRMQALDWAQTPVGPVESWSQSLKSTVRTLLGSRYPMILLWEQELVQIYNDAYINLIGTKHPGALGRSIRQTQAESWDVIGPMIAQVMTTGIPNWVEDQMLAVNRKGYNEEAHFSLSYSAVEDDEWVIRGMLCVCSEVTIQVLGERRLRLQRDLAARGGETRSVDATCSDILAAIAEYPLDVPFALIYLREPDDQTLRLYGSVRVDANEEIAPTTVAIETSTNLWPFTKVMAGDTAIVEGIDRYITIPGGPWGESVHQAIALPIPSSNVSAPLGVLIAGISPNCGLDESYQSFYQLLAGQVSVSIRNAQVHEEERRRAEMLAEIDRAKTVFFSNVSHEFRTPLTLMLNPLEDVLSSGNLPTAEREQIAVAHRNSLRLLKLVNTLLDFSRLEADRIQAVYEPTDLATLTADLASVFRSAIEKAGLQLVVDCPPLPDPVYVDRDMWEKIILNLLSNAFKFTFEGEISVSLHSVEDGVELVVKDTGTGIPASELPHLFERFHRVAGAQGRSYEGSGIGLSLVQELVKLHGGAVAVNSAVDEGSTFVVRLPMGSVHLPPECIQATRTQTSTDSGAISYIEEALGWVAQTREDPSSVGEALPHRSSARILLADDNADMRHYLQRLLSKHYDVEAVADGQAALEAVRVQVPDLVLTDVMMPRLDGFGLLRELRADPQTRGIPILLLSARAGEEAAVEGLAAGADDYLVKPFSARELLARVATNLELGRSRQATARRRIESILESITDGFVAIDREWRYVYANQEAEDLLQKSRSEILGQVIWEAFPDWVGSPFEEALRQAAEQQITIELDQFYPALNTWFELRIYPATEGLSVYFHNISERKQAETALRESEAKFRTIADTMPQIVWSTTTDGYHDYFNQRWYDYTGMPHTHDEGWNWKDYLHPDDYDRAVEVWQHSLKTGEPYEVEYRFRRASDGAYRWFIGRALPIHDRQGNIIRWFGTCTDIDDQRQLLEQREQLLERERAARTESERVSRMKDEFLATLSHELRTPLNAILGWSQLLRKGGLKPEMVEQGMNTIDRNVRMQAQLIEDLLDMNRIISGKIRLDVQRVDLVSVIEAALETVRLAAEAKEIRLQKVLDPLAGVVSGDPARLQQIIWNLVSNAIKFTPKAGRVLVILERVLSHVEISVIDTGQGIEPEFLPYVFERFRQADGSTTRRHGGLGLGLSIVRSLTELHGGTVRAESAGAGLGATFVVALPLVAVHAKTVEFQELTLETGDNASTDPDAPNLSGVNVLVVDDEPDARELIKVILEQAQASVITAGSSVQALELLESNKPDVLVSDIGMPEEDGYQFIRLVRALPPTQGGKIPAVALTAYARQEDRKLALLSGYQMHITKPVEPSELIAVISSLTSLMDRR, from the coding sequence ATGAACGGACAAAGAACGAGTCCTTTTCCCAATTCCGGTGAGATGGGAAAGCGGATGCAGGCATTAGATTGGGCACAAACTCCAGTAGGGCCAGTGGAATCCTGGTCACAGAGTTTGAAATCAACCGTTCGCACGCTCTTAGGTTCGCGTTATCCAATGATCTTGCTGTGGGAGCAGGAGCTAGTTCAGATTTACAACGACGCCTACATCAATTTAATCGGAACGAAGCATCCGGGTGCGCTGGGACGCTCGATTCGCCAGACGCAAGCCGAATCTTGGGATGTTATAGGACCGATGATCGCGCAAGTGATGACAACCGGGATTCCCAACTGGGTGGAAGACCAAATGCTAGCAGTGAATCGAAAGGGCTACAACGAGGAAGCTCACTTCAGCTTGTCTTACAGCGCTGTGGAGGACGACGAATGGGTGATTCGCGGGATGCTCTGCGTCTGTAGCGAAGTGACGATTCAGGTACTCGGCGAACGGCGCTTGCGGTTGCAGCGCGATTTGGCAGCACGGGGGGGTGAGACACGCAGCGTGGATGCTACCTGTAGTGATATCCTGGCGGCGATCGCTGAATATCCGCTCGATGTGCCGTTTGCCTTGATCTACTTGCGCGAGCCGGATGACCAGACACTGCGGCTGTACGGCAGCGTCAGGGTGGACGCCAATGAGGAAATCGCCCCGACTACTGTCGCGATTGAAACCTCAACGAACTTATGGCCTTTCACAAAAGTCATGGCAGGTGACACCGCGATTGTGGAAGGGATTGACCGCTACATTACGATTCCTGGCGGACCTTGGGGTGAAAGTGTTCATCAAGCGATCGCGTTGCCCATTCCTTCATCAAATGTGAGTGCGCCCTTAGGAGTGCTGATCGCTGGCATTAGTCCCAACTGCGGTTTGGATGAAAGCTACCAATCGTTCTACCAACTTTTGGCTGGGCAGGTTTCGGTTTCTATCCGCAATGCCCAGGTACATGAGGAAGAGCGCCGCCGCGCCGAGATGCTGGCAGAAATCGATCGGGCGAAGACAGTCTTCTTCTCAAATGTCAGCCACGAGTTTCGCACACCGCTGACCTTGATGCTGAATCCGCTCGAAGATGTCCTCTCTAGCGGCAACTTACCAACCGCAGAACGGGAACAAATCGCTGTAGCCCACCGCAATAGCTTGCGTCTGTTGAAACTCGTCAACACCCTGCTAGATTTCTCCCGCCTTGAAGCCGATCGGATACAAGCCGTCTATGAGCCGACAGATTTAGCAACCCTCACTGCCGATCTGGCTAGTGTGTTTCGCTCCGCGATCGAAAAGGCAGGATTGCAACTTGTCGTCGATTGCCCACCTTTGCCCGATCCAGTTTATGTTGATCGCGATATGTGGGAAAAGATTATACTCAATCTGCTCTCTAACGCCTTCAAATTCACATTTGAGGGTGAAATCTCAGTCTCACTGCACTCTGTAGAAGATGGGGTTGAACTGGTTGTTAAAGACACGGGAACCGGCATTCCAGCTTCGGAATTGCCCCACTTGTTTGAGCGTTTCCATCGCGTTGCAGGGGCACAGGGCCGTTCCTACGAGGGGTCAGGCATTGGGCTGTCGCTAGTGCAGGAATTAGTCAAATTGCATGGCGGCGCGGTAGCCGTCAATAGTGCTGTAGATGAAGGTAGTACCTTTGTCGTGCGGCTACCAATGGGTTCGGTTCACCTGCCACCAGAATGTATTCAGGCGACCCGAACCCAAACCTCAACCGATTCAGGCGCAATTTCTTATATTGAGGAAGCCCTAGGGTGGGTTGCCCAAACCAGAGAAGACCCCTCGTCTGTAGGGGAAGCGTTGCCTCACCGCTCTTCTGCTCGGATTTTGTTGGCAGATGACAATGCAGATATGCGTCATTACCTGCAACGGCTCTTGAGCAAACACTATGACGTAGAAGCGGTTGCCGATGGGCAAGCTGCCCTGGAAGCTGTTCGTGTTCAAGTTCCAGATTTAGTGTTAACGGATGTGATGATGCCAAGGCTCGATGGGTTTGGATTGCTCCGGGAACTCCGAGCTGATCCACAAACCCGTGGCATTCCGATTCTGCTGCTCTCGGCTCGTGCGGGCGAAGAAGCCGCCGTTGAGGGATTGGCAGCCGGAGCCGATGATTATTTGGTGAAGCCATTTAGTGCGCGGGAACTGTTGGCACGGGTGGCAACGAATTTAGAGTTAGGGCGATCGCGTCAAGCAACCGCTCGTCGCCGCATCGAATCTATCCTAGAAAGTATTACGGATGGCTTCGTGGCGATTGATCGCGAGTGGCGCTACGTCTACGCCAACCAGGAAGCAGAAGATTTGTTGCAAAAAAGCCGATCTGAGATACTGGGTCAAGTGATATGGGAGGCCTTTCCTGATTGGGTCGGTTCACCGTTTGAGGAGGCGTTGCGTCAGGCAGCCGAACAACAGATTACGATTGAACTCGATCAATTCTATCCAGCCCTCAACACCTGGTTTGAACTTCGCATTTACCCCGCGACCGAAGGGCTGTCGGTCTATTTCCACAATATCAGTGAACGCAAGCAGGCAGAAACTGCCCTCCGTGAAAGTGAAGCGAAGTTTCGGACGATCGCCGATACGATGCCGCAGATTGTTTGGAGTACCACAACCGACGGCTATCACGATTACTTCAATCAGCGGTGGTACGACTACACGGGAATGCCCCACACCCATGACGAAGGTTGGAACTGGAAAGATTACCTCCATCCTGATGACTACGATCGCGCTGTAGAAGTTTGGCAGCATTCCCTCAAAACGGGTGAACCTTACGAGGTTGAATATCGCTTTCGTCGGGCTTCTGATGGTGCTTACCGTTGGTTCATTGGGCGGGCACTTCCCATCCACGATCGCCAGGGAAACATCATCCGCTGGTTTGGCACCTGTACTGATATCGACGATCAGAGACAGCTATTGGAACAACGAGAACAATTGCTAGAGCGGGAACGGGCAGCCAGAACGGAGTCTGAGCGAGTCAGTCGCATGAAAGATGAGTTTCTGGCAACGCTGTCTCATGAGCTTCGCACGCCACTTAACGCCATCTTGGGGTGGTCGCAACTGCTTCGCAAAGGCGGACTCAAACCAGAGATGGTTGAGCAAGGCATGAATACGATCGATCGCAATGTGCGAATGCAAGCGCAACTGATCGAGGATTTGTTGGACATGAACCGCATCATTTCTGGCAAAATTCGGCTGGATGTGCAGCGGGTAGATTTGGTGTCAGTGATTGAAGCCGCGCTGGAAACCGTGCGACTGGCAGCAGAAGCTAAAGAGATTCGCTTACAGAAGGTGTTAGATCCCCTAGCCGGGGTTGTTTCAGGCGACCCAGCACGATTACAACAGATCATCTGGAATCTAGTATCAAATGCGATTAAATTCACCCCAAAAGCAGGTAGGGTTCTAGTAATTTTGGAGCGGGTGCTATCGCACGTTGAAATTAGCGTCATTGACACCGGACAAGGAATTGAGCCAGAGTTTCTACCCTATGTGTTCGAGCGATTTAGACAAGCCGATGGCTCTACCACCCGCCGTCATGGAGGACTTGGACTGGGTCTTTCTATTGTCCGCAGTTTGACCGAGTTGCATGGGGGGACGGTTCGGGCTGAAAGTGCAGGAGCAGGACTTGGTGCGACGTTCGTGGTTGCCCTACCGCTGGTTGCGGTTCATGCCAAAACTGTTGAATTCCAGGAGCTTACTTTAGAAACAGGTGACAACGCTTCCACTGACCCTGACGCACCTAACCTCAGTGGAGTCAACGTGCTAGTTGTGGATGACGAGCCAGATGCGCGTGAATTAATTAAGGTGATTCTTGAACAAGCCCAAGCATCTGTGATCACGGCTGGCTCGTCTGTGCAAGCCTTGGAGTTGCTGGAAAGCAATAAACCTGACGTGCTGGTGAGTGATATTGGTATGCCCGAAGAAGACGGTTATCAGTTCATACGCCTTGTGCGAGCGCTCCCTCCAACACAGGGCGGAAAAATTCCCGCTGTCGCACTCACCGCTTATGCACGGCAGGAGGATCGAAAGCTTGCCCTGTTATCTGGCTATCAGATGCATATCACAAAACCCGTTGAACCATCCGAACTAATCGCGGTTATCTCTAGTTTGACTAGCCTAATGGACAGACGATAG